The following nucleotide sequence is from Aneurinibacillus soli.
TTAGAGCCTAAAGCCAAACCCTGAAGGAGAAAGAAGTAGCAAAGCAAAAAATAAGACCACATTCACGAAGGTGGCTTTGAGCATGATACAAAAAGGAATAGAGCATCACAAAAAACAGACACCAGGATTTTTGTGATTTTATTTTCACAAAGAACTCAAACAATCCCCATAAGTGGTCTAAAAATACTTCACAAATTTGCCGTACGATGATAAGCGTACATATGAGTTGTGAGGGGGACAAATCGTGAAGGGATTACGTAAAATTAGTAGTTTAATATTGGCGGTAAGTGTATGTGCTTCGCTTAGTGTGGCAGCTGTACCTGTGCAACAGGTAGATGCAGCACCAAAGTCGACAGTAGCGCCGAAGATCACATTGGCACCACAGGAACCGGCAGCAGATGAGAAATGCGCAATGTGCAAAATGACTGTCTATCCAAAAGATCATAAGATGGGAGCTTTCACATCACAATTGGTAACAGCAGATGACAAACGCGTGTTTTTTGATGACATGGGCTGCATGCTGAACTTCAAGCGCCTGCAGAGTAAGCCGACGAAAGCAGGCTGGGTGCGCGATCATGACACAAAAGAATGGGTTGCGTATTCCAAAGCGGTGCTCGTTGATGCCGATATCGAGACACCAATGGGATTTGGCGTTGCTACATTTGCTTCCAAAGCAAGAGCTCAGACATTTATGCAGAAAAACCCGCAGCTTCATGGGAATTTGATGACGTGGGAAGAAGCGACGGCAATCGCCAAGAAAAAGTATGAAATGAAAAAGAAAATGAATATGTAGGACTGCGGAGTGATCCGCTCTGCCGAGGCTGCTTGCAACGTGATATCGTGACGTTTGCAAGCAGCCTCTGTTTTCTTGGTGTAGGTTTTCTCCAAAGTGTGGTGGAGGAGCGGGATCGGGCGGAGCCTCGTCACTTCGGTACGCTCGCTGCGGAGTAGGGGCTGTCCGCTTCAGGTACCAGGCGAACTCGCCCACAAAGGGGCTCGCGATGTATGTCAGAAGAAGCATTGTGGGCAAAAGCCCGTTCGCCTGACCCCTTCCGCTGGGGAGGCGCGTACAGGCGTTCCGTTGCCCCGCCCGATCCCGCTTCTGACACCGTTTGGATGAAAAACCTCAGGCATAATCAAGAGGTTGAGCTTTGCCATGCAGCTAAAAAATTAAAAAGCGGCCTTTCAAAAAGTCAGTCGCGATCGGGCAAATCTATTCTGGCGCCGAGTGGTTTTTTGTAAACCAAAACGTTGTGCGGGGAGTGGGAGAAGGGATAAGTAAGAGAGCGCCTGTACGCGCCTGCTCAGCGCAGGGAGAACAGCGAACGGGCCTTTGCCCGCAACACTTCGGTGAATCAACATCGTGGGTCCTCTTTTGCGAGCGAGTTCGCTGGGCTCCCGGAGCGGACAGTCATTGCTTCCCCGCAAGCGTACCGAAGCGAACGGATTATTCTTTCTCCCACTCCCTCACCACCACACGTTGTCGATATTACGAAAAGCTGTCCTGTCCGCCATGTTCTTACACCAGAGCAGTCGGGAGGAGAGTATAGTATAGTAGAGAAGGAAGAATGAGGGGTGCGGTTAGGAGGAGTGAACCATGCATATTGCAATTGCCGGAGGAAGCGGATTTATTGGAGCGCATCTGGTGAAAAATTGGCGAAAGCAAGGGAATCAAGTAACCGTCATTTCCCGCAGTTGCGCAAAAGTGCGGAGTGAATTGCCGCTGACAGATTGCGTCACATGGGACGAGCTTGCGGCACAGCCGGATCGTCTGGACGGTGTGGATGCGATCGTAAATATGGCCGGGGAGTCGATTCACAGCGGGCGCTGGACGAATGAGCGTAAGCAGCGCATTTTGTTATCGCGTGTGGATACGACACAAAAAATCGCCGCACTTGTGGAAGAGATGAACCGGAAGCCGTCTGTCGTGATCAACGGATCAGCGATCGGTGTGTACGGCATGTCAGATGAAGCGCGGTTCGATGAAGACAGCCTGGCTGCGGGCAGTGATTTTCTGGCGCATGTGAGCGGACAGTGGGAAGCGGAGGCGGATCGCATTCCGGTCGAGCGACTTGTTAAAATCCGCACGGGAGTGGTGCTCGGTGTGGAGGGAGGAGCGTTTCCGAAGATGGCAGAACCATATAAGCTGTTTGCAGGCGGGCGGATCGGCAGTGGCCGCCAGTGGCTGTCGTGGATTCATATCGACGATTATGTGCGGCTGCTTGATTTTTGTTTACATACTCAAAACGTGAGCGGAGTTGTGAATGCGACTGCGCCACATCCGGTTACGAATGACGAATTTGGCAGGGCGCTCGGACAGGCGTTGCGGCGGCCCCATTTGATTCCGGTCCCGGCATTTGTGCTCAAATTACTGTTCGGCGAAATGGCCGAGCTTTTGTTGAGCGGTCAGCATGTGGCACCGACGCGGGCGCTTGCTGCCGGGTTTACGTTCAAGTATCCATCGGTTAAGCTTGCGGTGCAGGATTTGGTGAGCAAAATGTGAGCTTGGTCGGTTGGAGCTGTCCAACGTGTAGTGGAGGAGCGGAGAAGGAAGTCGCTTTGTCACTTGGTTACGCTCTGCGGGGAAGTAGGGACTGTCCGCTTCAGGAGGCAGGCGAACTCGCCCACAAAAGAAGTCCACGATGTACGTACATAGAAGTATTGTGGGCAAAAGCCCGTTCGTCTACCACCTTCCGCTGGGCGAGCGCGTAAAAGCGTTCCATAGCGCCTTCCTTCTCCGCTCCTGCCGATAGTTAGGCAGTCAACGCTCAAGCACAAGTTTTGTACGGCTTCGCGTAACAGGTTGTTTTAATTTTTTTGAATCTCAACTTTGTTTGGGAGGAGAGAAGCAAGAGAGCGTCTGTACGCTTTTTACCTAGCGGAAGGAGAACGACGAACGGGCCTTTGCCCGCAACACTTCTGTGAAGAAAACATCGTGGGGCCTCTTTTGCGGGCGAGTTCGCCGGGCTCCTGGAGCGGACAGTTTAGACCTCCCTGCCAAGCGTACCTGAGCGAACGGCTTCTCTCCCTCCCACCACCAAAGTCGCGTGATTCCCCAAAAAGCACAAACTCAACAGTAGCTTTTTGTTGCCGCTTCCCCTCTTACTTATGGTATGCTTTTGCAAGCAGGAACTTTTCCAAAAGGTAAGGGGGGGGACTGAGTGAAATACCGCAGGCTTGG
It contains:
- a CDS encoding nitrous oxide reductase accessory protein NosL: MKGLRKISSLILAVSVCASLSVAAVPVQQVDAAPKSTVAPKITLAPQEPAADEKCAMCKMTVYPKDHKMGAFTSQLVTADDKRVFFDDMGCMLNFKRLQSKPTKAGWVRDHDTKEWVAYSKAVLVDADIETPMGFGVATFASKARAQTFMQKNPQLHGNLMTWEEATAIAKKKYEMKKKMNM
- a CDS encoding TIGR01777 family oxidoreductase translates to MHIAIAGGSGFIGAHLVKNWRKQGNQVTVISRSCAKVRSELPLTDCVTWDELAAQPDRLDGVDAIVNMAGESIHSGRWTNERKQRILLSRVDTTQKIAALVEEMNRKPSVVINGSAIGVYGMSDEARFDEDSLAAGSDFLAHVSGQWEAEADRIPVERLVKIRTGVVLGVEGGAFPKMAEPYKLFAGGRIGSGRQWLSWIHIDDYVRLLDFCLHTQNVSGVVNATAPHPVTNDEFGRALGQALRRPHLIPVPAFVLKLLFGEMAELLLSGQHVAPTRALAAGFTFKYPSVKLAVQDLVSKM